The Candidatus Thermoplasmatota archaeon genome window below encodes:
- the albA gene encoding DNA-binding protein Alba, with protein MNQETGTDNVVYVGNKPPMNYVLAAITQLNSGSNEVAIKARGRAISRAVDVAEIVRRRFMPETQLKDIKIATEEVTNEEGNKINVSSIEIYLSK; from the coding sequence ATGAATCAGGAAACGGGCACAGATAACGTGGTATACGTCGGAAATAAACCGCCAATGAACTATGTACTGGCGGCCATAACCCAGTTAAATTCTGGGTCGAACGAAGTAGCTATTAAGGCACGCGGAAGGGCCATATCCAGAGCAGTAGATGTGGCAGAGATAGTACGAAGACGTTTTATGCCGGAGACACAACTGAAGGACATAAAGATAGCTACAGAGGAAGTAACCAACGAGGAAGGAAATAAAATAAATGTATCTTCCATAGAAATATACCTCTCAAAGTAA
- a CDS encoding sialidase family protein, which yields MSSAKIRNMAIVVVAVAMMCAPAVTSLSVNEKENTLIATTTMEKATIVFPANDGNSMIGYMGNVQISSGTTDEEHPTIVKAPDGSFLVAYDCRLSGIEGHVYFMRSTDNGNTWSEIWNTNVDIGEMKNGVQTWPVLCTPPGGQAIYGSWNDEALDIIFFINISNPSDPGSYGEKIYGYDASGWDYERHTFTIAAFDENRFAVGHVGHIEFGGYDLPSSCQICCFTGGFSGGFGITGDEDYPIGYNNEVAVTSSLFWMIWDFPNEASGTSDLLLKWGDPGEESDCHLWPDKEITSNKDYVDPALDASGDNLCIVYMTNDNIYGDWDLACKYSTDEGGTWHDGTFPSMAQADEKSPEIFVSGSTVFCTFVRNGNLYLTKSTDLGQMWEEPEQINEVDGTVVDEEGAVEVSPAGIVWVDTRNGNKDIYYAPLPCAIINVNSISGGMGISATITNTGTEDASNMDWSIELTGLIFIGKETTGTIDSLPAGGEEAIKSGLVFGIGPTTITITAGGASKTAKGFVLGPLVLGVK from the coding sequence ATGAGCTCAGCAAAAATAAGAAATATGGCAATAGTAGTTGTAGCAGTCGCTATGATGTGTGCCCCTGCGGTAACCTCTCTTTCAGTAAACGAAAAAGAAAACACACTAATAGCGACAACAACTATGGAGAAGGCGACAATAGTTTTTCCAGCAAATGACGGAAATTCTATGATAGGATACATGGGAAATGTCCAGATTTCCTCAGGTACAACAGACGAAGAACATCCAACTATCGTAAAGGCTCCCGATGGAAGCTTTTTGGTTGCATATGACTGTAGGCTAAGTGGTATAGAGGGACACGTTTATTTCATGCGTTCAACCGATAACGGCAATACGTGGTCAGAAATTTGGAATACAAATGTAGATATTGGAGAAATGAAAAATGGCGTTCAGACTTGGCCCGTTCTTTGTACACCACCGGGAGGACAAGCCATCTACGGCTCATGGAATGATGAAGCACTTGATATTATATTCTTTATTAACATCTCCAATCCATCTGACCCGGGTAGCTACGGCGAGAAGATATATGGATATGATGCAAGCGGATGGGACTATGAGAGACATACATTTACCATAGCGGCATTCGATGAAAACAGATTTGCTGTCGGACACGTTGGTCATATTGAGTTTGGCGGCTATGATCTCCCGAGTTCGTGTCAAATTTGTTGCTTTACAGGCGGTTTTTCAGGAGGTTTTGGTATTACGGGTGACGAGGACTACCCGATTGGGTACAACAATGAGGTAGCGGTTACGAGCAGTCTCTTTTGGATGATATGGGACTTCCCAAATGAGGCGAGTGGAACAAGTGATTTACTCCTCAAATGGGGTGATCCAGGTGAGGAGTCAGATTGTCATCTCTGGCCAGATAAGGAGATCACCTCTAACAAAGATTATGTTGATCCAGCATTAGATGCTAGTGGAGACAATCTCTGTATCGTATATATGACAAATGACAATATTTATGGCGATTGGGATCTTGCCTGCAAATATTCTACCGATGAAGGAGGCACATGGCATGACGGAACATTCCCGTCAATGGCACAGGCGGACGAGAAAAGCCCAGAGATATTTGTCAGTGGCTCAACGGTTTTCTGCACATTCGTTCGCAACGGCAATCTGTATTTGACAAAGTCTACTGACCTTGGGCAAATGTGGGAAGAACCAGAGCAAATAAATGAAGTAGACGGAACAGTTGTAGACGAAGAAGGGGCAGTTGAGGTATCTCCAGCAGGAATCGTCTGGGTTGACACCAGAAATGGAAATAAGGACATCTACTATGCACCATTGCCCTGTGCTATAATCAATGTCAACAGCATATCTGGAGGAATGGGAATTTCGGCGACAATTACCAATACAGGAACAGAAGATGCAAGCAACATGGACTGGTCAATTGAATTGACAGGACTGATATTCATTGGCAAGGAAACAACAGGAACAATTGACAGCTTGCCGGCAGGTGGAGAAGAAGCAATCAAAAGCGGCTTGGTTTTCGGCATCGGACCGACAACAATAACAATAACAGCAGGCGGAGCATCAAAGACAGCCAAAGGTTTTGTACTTGGACCGCTGGTACTGGGAGTGAAGTAA